One region of Flavobacterium sp. KACC 22763 genomic DNA includes:
- a CDS encoding alpha-d-galacturonidase has product MKYLQLLFLCLYVSFATAQNITVVSDPSSPRAKFGAEKLSETLSAKGFSVTSSDKFKKSKDKVIVIGEKGTDFWKKNAKSAKIDDSKLTKKEGFQIRTQNNVIYIEGTDASGALYGALELTDKIKASGKLPSEINIDDSPEMVLRGACIGMQKPVYLPGRDVYEYPYTPETFPWFYDKALWVKYLDMLVENRMNSLYLWNGHPFASLVKLKEYPFAVEVSDEDFKKNEEIYKFLTVEANKRGIWVIQMFYNIIVSKPFAEHYNIKTQDRSRPITPLLSDYTRKSIAAFIEKYPNVGLMVCLGEAINTVDDDVEWFTKTIIPGVRDGLQALGKTEEPPIILRSHDTDGPLVMEKSLPLYKNLYTESKYTGESLTTYTPGGPWGETHKQLSALKSIHIENVHILANLEPFRYGSPDFIQKTVKAMHSVHGANALHLYPQASYWDWPYSADKTKSGERLLEMDRDWIWYKAWARYAWDSKRDRNEEVKFWDNDLAAKFGTSQEAANNILKAYEETGEIAPKTLRRFGITEGNRQTLLLGMFESQLVNPSKWRVYPGFHESCGPAGELLLEYAKKEWNKESHSGELPTQIIAEITEHGRLAVEAIDKAEVSVTKDKEEFERLKNDIHAYKAFADFFSEKVKAALLVLRYSYSNDITDLDKAMPHLEKSIEYYELLVNLTKDTYYYANSMQTAQRRIPIGGDDGNNKTWAELLPHYERELANFKRNLEKLKSSKDGKIETKEGKPWKPVEVTFIDEKPGTYLVKTGTKVYGTDISELTKIAPELQNLRGFSFVENDQNEKGTHLKFRNTKAVKLVVGYFNSDQKRFLLPPSLETDAAGNAHGQAEVILASAMNLKDLPRVNIHTYTFQPGENKLDLGKGKVLILGFIDADQTITPRDVGYIDAGEKAAIDWLFY; this is encoded by the coding sequence ATGAAATATTTACAATTACTTTTTTTATGTCTTTACGTCTCTTTCGCGACAGCGCAGAACATCACAGTTGTGAGTGATCCGAGTTCGCCGAGAGCAAAATTTGGAGCAGAGAAATTATCAGAAACCCTTTCAGCAAAAGGATTCAGCGTAACATCTTCTGATAAATTCAAAAAATCAAAAGATAAAGTAATTGTAATTGGAGAAAAAGGAACTGATTTCTGGAAGAAAAATGCTAAAAGCGCTAAAATCGACGATAGCAAATTAACAAAGAAAGAAGGTTTTCAGATTCGTACTCAGAATAACGTAATTTATATTGAAGGAACAGATGCAAGCGGAGCTTTGTATGGCGCTTTAGAATTAACAGATAAAATTAAAGCTTCAGGAAAACTTCCTTCAGAAATCAATATTGACGATAGTCCAGAAATGGTTTTGAGAGGCGCCTGCATCGGAATGCAGAAACCCGTTTATCTTCCAGGTCGTGATGTTTACGAATATCCGTATACACCAGAAACTTTTCCTTGGTTTTATGATAAAGCTTTATGGGTAAAGTATTTGGATATGCTAGTAGAAAACCGCATGAACTCTTTGTACTTATGGAACGGACATCCGTTTGCTTCTTTGGTGAAATTAAAAGAATATCCGTTTGCTGTAGAAGTAAGTGATGAAGATTTCAAAAAAAATGAAGAAATCTATAAATTCTTAACCGTTGAAGCTAATAAACGAGGAATTTGGGTAATTCAGATGTTTTATAATATTATTGTTTCTAAGCCTTTTGCAGAGCATTACAACATTAAAACACAAGATCGTTCAAGACCAATCACGCCATTATTGTCTGATTATACTAGAAAATCTATTGCAGCTTTTATCGAAAAATATCCAAATGTTGGATTAATGGTTTGCCTTGGAGAAGCAATAAATACGGTTGATGATGATGTAGAATGGTTTACCAAAACTATTATTCCGGGTGTTCGTGATGGTTTACAGGCATTAGGAAAAACAGAAGAACCGCCAATTATTTTGCGTTCTCACGATACAGACGGACCTTTGGTTATGGAAAAATCACTTCCGTTATACAAAAACCTTTACACAGAAAGTAAATATACAGGAGAATCTTTAACGACTTACACGCCGGGCGGACCTTGGGGAGAAACGCACAAACAGTTAAGCGCTTTAAAATCAATTCATATTGAGAACGTTCATATTTTGGCTAATTTAGAACCTTTTAGATACGGTTCGCCAGATTTTATCCAGAAAACGGTAAAAGCGATGCATAGCGTTCACGGTGCAAATGCACTGCATTTATATCCGCAAGCTTCGTATTGGGATTGGCCATATTCAGCAGATAAAACGAAATCAGGAGAACGTTTATTAGAAATGGATCGTGATTGGATTTGGTATAAAGCTTGGGCAAGATATGCTTGGGACAGCAAAAGAGATCGAAACGAAGAAGTTAAATTTTGGGATAATGATTTAGCTGCGAAATTTGGAACTTCTCAGGAAGCAGCAAATAACATTTTAAAAGCTTACGAAGAAACAGGCGAAATTGCTCCAAAAACATTAAGACGTTTCGGAATTACAGAAGGTAACCGTCAAACTTTATTGTTAGGAATGTTCGAAAGTCAGTTGGTCAATCCGTCAAAATGGAGAGTTTATCCAGGATTCCACGAATCATGCGGACCAGCGGGTGAATTGCTTTTAGAATATGCTAAAAAAGAATGGAACAAAGAATCACATTCAGGTGAACTTCCAACTCAGATTATTGCTGAAATTACAGAACACGGAAGATTAGCTGTTGAAGCAATCGACAAAGCAGAAGTAAGTGTAACCAAAGATAAAGAAGAATTTGAACGTCTTAAAAATGATATTCATGCTTATAAGGCTTTCGCCGATTTCTTTTCAGAAAAAGTAAAAGCAGCTTTATTGGTTTTAAGATACAGTTATTCAAATGATATTACCGATTTAGACAAAGCAATGCCTCATTTGGAGAAAAGTATTGAGTACTATGAGTTATTGGTAAACTTGACAAAAGATACGTATTACTATGCGAATAGTATGCAAACTGCACAACGCCGAATCCCAATTGGAGGAGACGACGGAAACAACAAAACTTGGGCAGAATTGTTGCCACATTACGAGCGCGAATTGGCTAACTTTAAAAGAAATCTAGAGAAGTTAAAATCTTCAAAAGATGGTAAAATAGAAACTAAAGAAGGAAAACCTTGGAAGCCAGTAGAAGTAACTTTTATAGATGAAAAACCGGGAACTTATTTAGTAAAAACTGGAACAAAAGTGTACGGAACAGATATTTCTGAATTAACTAAAATTGCTCCTGAACTTCAAAACCTAAGAGGATTCTCATTTGTAGAAAACGATCAAAACGAAAAAGGAACACATTTGAAGTTTAGAAATACAAAAGCGGTTAAATTAGTGGTGGGTTATTTCAATTCAGATCAAAAGAGATTTTTATTGCCGCCAAGTTTGGAGACAGATGCAGCAGGTAATGCGCACGGTCAAGCCGAAGTGATTTTGGCAAGTGCAATGAATTTAAAAGATTTACCTCGTGTAAACATTCATACGTATACGTTCCAGCCGGGCGAGAATAAATTAGATTTAGGAAAAGGGAAAGTATTGATTTTAGGTTTCATTGACGCAGATCAAACCATAACACCACGTGATGTTGGGTATATAGATGCAGGAGAAAAAGCAGCTATTGACTGGTTGTTTTATTAA
- a CDS encoding sugar phosphate isomerase/epimerase family protein, with protein sequence MKLNKNLIVALLVVLSTTFNSCATAQSSNKKQKYKVAVCDWMILKRQKLGAFGLAAEIKADGIELDMGGLGNRPTFDSKLGDPVERQKFLDKSKETGVGISSIAMSGFYAQSFATREITPMIKDCIEAMKNMKVKVAYLPLGTQTDLVKNPELRPEVIKRLQWAGKEVGKIGGVIAIETSLDATEEKKLLDEVGSKYIKSSFNFANALDNKRDISSELKILGKKYVAQIHASNTDQFWLENDRAIDMPKIKATLDEMKWSGWLIVERSRDVTQVHNVKANYGANVAYLKKIFQN encoded by the coding sequence ATGAAGCTAAATAAAAATTTAATTGTTGCACTACTTGTTGTTCTATCAACAACATTCAATAGCTGTGCAACGGCTCAGTCTTCCAATAAAAAGCAAAAATATAAAGTTGCAGTTTGCGACTGGATGATTTTAAAAAGACAAAAATTAGGTGCTTTTGGTTTAGCAGCTGAAATAAAAGCGGACGGAATCGAACTCGATATGGGAGGTTTAGGAAATAGACCAACATTTGACAGCAAATTAGGCGACCCAGTTGAAAGACAAAAATTCTTAGATAAATCCAAAGAAACTGGAGTAGGAATCAGCTCGATTGCGATGTCTGGATTTTATGCGCAGTCTTTTGCCACAAGAGAAATCACACCAATGATTAAGGATTGCATTGAGGCTATGAAAAACATGAAAGTAAAAGTGGCGTATCTTCCATTAGGAACACAAACCGATTTAGTTAAAAATCCAGAATTGCGTCCAGAAGTGATTAAAAGACTGCAATGGGCAGGAAAAGAAGTCGGTAAAATTGGTGGAGTAATCGCAATTGAAACCTCTTTAGACGCGACAGAAGAGAAAAAACTTTTAGATGAAGTCGGTTCAAAATACATTAAAAGCTCTTTCAATTTTGCGAATGCTTTAGATAATAAAAGAGATATTTCATCAGAATTGAAAATATTAGGAAAGAAATATGTAGCGCAGATTCACGCTTCAAATACCGATCAGTTTTGGTTAGAAAATGACAGAGCTATTGATATGCCAAAAATCAAAGCAACATTAGATGAAATGAAATGGAGCGGATGGCTGATTGTAGAACGTTCTCGCGACGTAACGCAAGTACATAATGTAAAAGCCAATTATGGAGCAAACGTAGCTTATTTGAAGAAGATTTTCCAGAATTAA